GCTTGGGGCAAAAGCGAAAACCGGGGGGCATGGTGGTCGCCCAGCGATCGATGGTTTTGGCGTCGGGCATGGAGTAGAAGGTGGTGTTGCCCTCGACAGCGGTGAGGCGATCGCCGTAGAGCCGCAAAAAATCCCCTGCCTTGCTGCCCCTGGGGTAGAAGCTGCCCACCCAGTCCTTAAACGCCCACACCGCGCACCCGGTAAAGTAAGTTCCCACCATATCTGTCTCCCCCGATTGTTGGCCCTGTTCCAATTCTGACTTAAGCCGAATGATTCACGGAAACCGGCCAGCAGTGACTGTCCTTCCCAGGTGGCACCTCCCTGGGGCAATGGTTAAGGGTTGAGACAGATCCAGGGCCGACCCAGCCAGGTTAGCTATGCTTTAGACCACATCCCAGGGATATAGCCATGGCCACCTGGATTAGAACCATCAAAAACCTCGGCAGCAGCTGAACGTTCAACCGTTGCCAAGACCAATGCCTTAAACAGACTGGCTACAGCTATCGCTCCTACCACCCCGCCCATGGACTCTAAATCGTTTCTTGCCGCCCTCAACCCAGACTCAATGGTGGTTAAGCCCAGCCACCGCGTCAGGCTCAAAGACTTTGACCCCGGCTTTACCGGCGATTTTAAGAAAAAAGAAGCCAAAGCCCTGCTTCAGCAAGGGGTTGAAGAACTGGCCCGCTACCAGGACATGCTCTACGCCCAAAATACCTACGCCCTGCTGCTGATTTTTCAAGCCATGGATGCGGCGGGCAAAGACAGCACCATCAAGCATGTTATGTCGGGCATTAACCCCCAGGGCTGTCAGGTGTATAGCTTTAAGCAGCCCTCCGTCGAAGAGCTGGATCACGACTACCTGTGGCGATCGTTTAAAGCTCTGCCCGAGCGCGGCAACATCGGCATTTTTAACCGCTCGTACTACGAAGAGGTGCTGGTGGTGCGGGTGCGGCCCGAACTGCTGGCTCAGCAGCAGCTACCCCTCAGCACCCGAGGCGACCACATCTGGCAGCAGCGCTTTGAAGAGATCAACAATTTCGAGAAGTACCTGGTCAGCAACGGCATCGTGGTGATGAAGTTCTTTCTCAATGTGTCAAAGGAAGAGCAGAAAAACCGCTTTCTAGACCGCATCGATCGCCCCGAAAAGAACTGGAAATTTTCCGTCGCCGATGTCAAAGAGCGGGGTCGCTGGGACGACTACATGGCCGCCTACGAGGATATGTTTAGCCACACCAGCACCCCCTGGGCACCCTGGCACATTATCCCCGCCGACAGCAAGTGGTTTACCCGCCTGGCCGTGGCCAGCTTCATCCACCAAAAGCTGAAATCCCTCAATCTGGCCTACCCCGTGCTGGAGGACAACCATCTAGAACGGCTGCGGGAGGCGAGGGTGATGTTGGAGAGGGAGGGGGAGTAGGGGGTGGGGAGAGTAAGTTTTGAGTTTTAAGTTTTAAGTTTTGAGTTGATGGTTGAGTAGTGAACTGAGAACTCAAAATTTATAACTCAAAACTCTCCCCCACTCCTTACCCCTACCCCCCTACCCGCCAACCCTGCCGCCACCCGAAACACCTTCGCCTCCTGGTACGGTGCGGCGATCAGCTGAATCCCCACGGGGAGGTGGCCGGGGCGGTGGATAGGCACCGATAGCACGGGCAACCCAATAAACGAAAGTGGCTGGGTGTAGAAGCCCAGGTGGGGGCGCAGGGGGTAGGTGGTGCCGTCGATCTCCAGGGTGGTTTGGTCGAGGGGTGGGGCCACGCAGGGGGTGGTGGGGGCGATCAGCACATCGTAGTGCTGGAAGAGGTCGCGGACGCGATCGCGGTACCACCTTCTCAACCGCTGCGCCTGCACGTACCAGGCGGCAGGAATCATCGCTCCAGCCAGAAAGCGATCGCGGGTGGCCGGGTCAAACTCCATCGGGCTGTGGCGCAGGCGCTCCAGGTGCAGCTGGCTGCCCTCGCAGGCGGTGATGATGTAGGCGGCGGCTCTGGCCCGGTGGGTTTCAGGAAATTCCACCACGTCCGAGACCTCCAGGGCCTGGAGCACCTCAGCCAGCACGTCCCGCACGAAAGGCTCCATCCCCCGCGCAAAATGCCCGCCGAGTTGGGCGATCCGCAGTCCTTCGATGCCCTGGGTGAGCACGGGGGCGACGGCATCTGGGGGCCGTTGGGTACAGACGGGGTCGGCTGGGTCTGGCCCCTGCATGAGGTCGTAGACGGTGGCGAGGTCGGCGAGCGATCGCGCCATTGGCCCCACGTGGTCTAAACTGCTGGAAAACAAAAACGCCCCGGCCCGCGACAGCCGCCCGTAGGTGGGTTTCAGCCCATAGACGCCGCACAGCGCAGCGGGCACCCGAATTGAGCCATTGGTGTCTGAGCCCAGGCTAAAGGGCACCAGCCCCGCCGCCACCGCCGCCGCCGACCCGCCCGAGGAGCCGCCCGCCATCCGCGTGGGGTCGTGGGGGTTGGGCGTGGTGCCAAAGTGGGCGTTGATGGTGACAAAGCCGTAGGCGTACTCGTCCATATTCAGTGCGCCGACCAGCACCGCCCCGGCCTGCTGTAGGCGGGCGATCGCCGTGGCATCCTGCACCGCTGGGGGATTGCCCTGATTCAGCTTGGCCCCCGCGATCGTGGTAATGCCCTCGATGTCGAACAGGTTTTTGACGGCAAAGGGGACGCCTGCCAGGGGGCCAGGATCTTGGCCTGCGGCGATCGCATTGTCGATGGCCTGGGCCTGCGATCGCGCCCGTTCCGCCGTCACCTCAGTAAAGCAGTTGAGCGCTGGGTTGCGAGTAGCGATATCGGCCAGAGCGGCATTCACCACCGTCTCGGCAGATAGTTTTCCGGCGTTAACGGCAGCCGCTAGAGCCAGGGCGTCGGGCGGTTGGGTCATGGCTCAAAGGTGGCAGCACTTTCCACCGTATCCGGCAACGGAAAGGTGAGCACGGGCTGGGCGATCGCCCAAATATGCTCCACATTGGCCACCACCCCCGGCTTAATCTCATCGGGAATAGGGAGATCCAGGGCTTTGGCGATCGCATCAACATAATCGGTCAAGGCAATTGAGTCAGACGGCTCAGCACTCATATCACTCTGCATCACTGGTAAATCCTGCCTCTATGATGAAACCATAGGCCGTTGCTAGTTACGTCTTTGACTATGGCTTCACCCTTGCCGGTATGGATCCGTATCTTGAGCAGCCTGGGTTGTGGGCATTGTTTCACAGTCGATTGATTGTGGCTCTGGCCGATGCGATCGAGGTTGTACTCAAGCCAGAGTATTACGTGGAGGTTGAGAGCCGAACATACCTCAGCGAAACTGAGGGTGGTCTGCTGATTGGCATTTCCGATGCGGTTGTCGCCGCTGCCCCCGCCAAGCCTGCGCCTTCAGCCGAAGCGCATAACAGCGCTCGGGTGGCAACGCAGGTTTGCCCCCAGCGAGTCAGGCTGCCCATGCCCGAAGAGATTACTGAGCGCTATCTTGAAATTCGCGAGGTCAGAACGGGTGACGTCATTACGGCTATAGAAGTGCTCTCACCCAAAAATAAACAACCTGGCAAGGGCCGTTTGGTCTACGAAGAAACGCGCGCTCAGGTGCTCAGCAGTTTGACCAACCTGGTCGAAATTGACCTGCTCCGCCGGGGAAAACCGCTGACGCTGCTAGACGGAACCAACCAGCAAGATTACTGCATCTTAGTCAGCGCCAGCGACCAACGCCCCACTGCCGACCTCTATTCATTCACCATACGGCAGCCGCTACCCGATATCCCCATCCCGCTCAGGTCAGGGGATAAGCCTATCGTGGTGCCGTTGCAGACCATTGTTGCCGGGGTCTACGAACGGGGCCGCTACCACACTCGCATCGACTACACTCAACCACCCTCACCTCCTTCACTCTCAGAGGCTGACCAAACCTGGCTACGAAAGTTACTAAGGGAGCAGGCCAATTCATAATCTATGATGATCGTATAGAACAACTCCTACCGTCTCGTTGGAAACGCGTTGTCGAGATTCGAGTTCATAGTTGATGGCCCACCCGTGTCACAACAGACCCGTAGGCGTGAACGTCTTAGAGCCTGGCAAAGTGTAGTACGTCAAGAAGCGGAAAAATATTGGGCATCGGGGCAAAGTGCTGTCACAGGTCTAGTTATGTTGCAAGTAACCTATTTCTACGATTCTGTTGCAATAGACGTGGACAATATCGTCAAGCCCATTCAGGATGCCATAATTGGATTAGCGTATATTGATGATGATCAAGTAACGGATGTTCTTGTCAGGAAGCGAAATTTGTCGGGCAACTTTAAAGTCGAGAATATGACCTCAATCCTAGCAGAGGGCTTTTCTCGAGGAAACGAATTTTTGCACGTTGTCGTAATTGATGCTCCTGACCAAGAGGTACTGATCTGATGGCAACTCCAACTGTAAATTTGGAAAGAGAGCGATTACTGCAGCTGGCGGAAGAATATCGCAATAATGGATACGAGGTTGCATTTCATCCTGGCCTTGAAGACCTACCTGATTTCCTTAGAAATTATCGCCCTGATATGATTGCAAGACGAGGGGATGAAGCCGTAATTGTTGAGGTAAAGTCACGTCATTTACTGGGTTCTTCTCAAGGGCAATATTTACAGGATTTAGCTCAAGCTGTAGAGCAAAATCCTGGTTGGCGATTTGAGTTAGTAATGGCTAATCCAGAGGATGTTGTATATCCTCAAAATACCGAAGGTTCTCTTCAAAAACATGAAATAGAAGCAAGGCTACAAGTCGCGAAGCAATTTGCGTCGCAACATTCAGAGCCAGCCATCCTATATTCTTGGGCTCTTGCTGAAGCAGCTTTAAGGCTTGTTTCAGAGCATGAAGGACTGAGCCTGAAAAGATCCGATTCGCTTTATTTAGTGAAGCAACTAGTTATTGAGGGAGTGATTTCGCGTTCTGAATATCAGTTACTCATGGATTCACTTTCATTGCGTAATACAGTTGCTCATGGCTTTAAAACAACTCGAGTTACGCAAGAGCTTGTACATGAGTTAATTGATTTGATAGAGCAACTCTTGGGAACTTTGCACACTAGTTCCGACGCAGACTAGTACTTCACGGCATAAATTTGTCTGCCGTCGCGCAAGCCTCTAGCTTGCCGCAGGCGAGACGCCTGCGCGACGATAGTCGGTAGATTTTTGCCCTCTGGTACTAGCAACTCCAGTGAAGTAGTTCACTTGTTGGGGAGCTTATTGCTCCCCAACACATTTGAGCTAAACAGCCCCTCCGCCTCTTGCTTAATCGCGGTGTACTGGTCAATTACCGGCTGCACCGCCGCCTCTTCGCGCTCCACGTAGTCATAAAACTGGGTGAAAATGCGCTCCACCTCTTCGTAGATAATCCCCAGCTTTTCGTTGAGGCGGCTGGCTACTTCTTCTTGAAAGCGGTTTTTTTCGCTGTCGAGGGCGTTTTCAAACTTGGCGATGATGCGATTGCGCTGCCACAAAATACCGATCGCCAGCACTACCACCCCCACCCCGGCGAAGGCAATGCCGATCGCGCTCAAGATCGCCTCGGCCACCGCAAACTCAATGATGTGCAAAATGGTGCCCGCCACCGCCATCACTGCGCCGCCGACGATCTCGTTGGCCAGGTCGCCCGCCTGGGTGGCCAGCATATCCCCCAGGCCGTGGTCGGCCATCAGGTTATTCACCTTGGCCCGCACGCTGTCGATCACCTCCTGGCGGCGCTCCAGCACCTTGAGCGAAATGTGGCTGCTCTCCAGACGATGGGTCTTAACACTGTCGAGATCTTGGTTGAGCCCGTCGAACAGCTGGCGAATGCCATCGACAAAGTGCTGTGCCCCCTCGCTCGACACCTCTTCTAACGATTCGCGCAGATCGCGGGCGCAGCGCTCCTGAAAGTCGTCAATCCAGGCCTGCATGGAAGCATCCTGGTTGAACAGGCCGACGAACGATCGCCGCACCACCATGGGCACCGTCAAACTCTGGCGAAAGTCGCGCTTGATGCGGGCCGAAATTACCTCGTAGCGGGCCGCCAGGCGATCGGCCAGGGTGTTGATCTCGTAGCGCGATCGCGCCCTGCCCGCGTCAATTTTGCTGCGAATGCTCTGGGCGGTGGCGCGATCGCTAGCCAGCTGCCGGTTCAGCCCCTCCACATCGCTATTCAGCAGGTCAATAATTTGCTGGGTGGTCTGGCTCACCGATCGCAGCTTAATTCTGTAGCTCTCCCCCGACGACACCATCGCCTGAATGTACTGCCGCACTGGCTCAAAGCCGCTATTCGCCGCATCGCCCTCCTGCTCCAGCGCCGCCGAGGTCGGGAAGATGATCGGCGCTTTAATCTGCTTCTGGTAGGCGTATTCCTTCACCCGCTCCACGTTGGTGGCCAGGTCGGCGGGGCGCAGCAGATCAGCCTGCTGCAAAATAAACACCACCTTCTTGCGCCACTCGGCACTGACAAAATCGAGAAAATCCCAGGCGCTCTTTTGGTACGGGTTCTTAGCGAACAGCACAAAAAACGTCAGATCGCTGTTGGGAATGTAGCGCTCGGTGATGATCTGGTGCTCGGCAATCACCGTGTTGGTGCCCGGCGTATCCACAATTGAGATATCTTGCAGAATTGGGATGGGGCGACCAATCTTGCGCAGGCTCGGCTCTACCTGTTCAACAAACTCCTGCTCGGCGTAGACAATCTGCTGAATCGAGTCGGTGCAGGGCTCAATGTCGGTAGCGCATACCTCAGCATCGAGCAGGGCGTTGACAAAGCTGCTCTTGCCCGCCTTCACCTCGCCCACCACCACAAACAAAAACGGCTCGTTGATGTTGCGGCGCAGGTTGTGGGTGGTGCGCTGTAGGTTGGGGTTGTTGATGTCATTGGCCAGGGCTTGCACCCGCTCTAACAGGCGATCGAGGTCGTCACGATAGGCGTGGAGCTTTGCGTTGATGATTTGGCTGGCCACGGCAACGTCTCCTTAATACCCACGAGGCCGCAACTGGGCTGGCCTGCCCTTAAATTATCGCACGGCCAGATTTTTGGGCTGTCTCTCGTTTGGGCAGCATCCGCCCGCCAGAACCCTAGCCGATCTGGCGTATCCATCCCTATACCCCAGGCGGGTACGTGACTCCCCCCCTCAAGGGGCGGTTCTCTTTCACCGACAACACCTTACCTTGCGCCTACCTTGAAAGGGTATGAGGCTTAAGGTACTTCCTTTGACGACATCGCTGCAATCTCCCTCCCTCCCATCGAGTGACCTGGCTCGGCTACTGAACATTCAAGAGATTTACTACGAACCCGCTGCGCTGGATTACCCTCGCGGCCAGGACATGCTGGCTAAGTATCCCGACGCACAGCTGATTGAGGTTGCTTCCCATTGGAATATCCCAGACCTGCACGGCAATGAGGGCTCCGTAGAAGACTGGAATCGCATCAAGCGCACGGTGCTGGTGCTGGGAGTGAAGAAGTCGCTGCAAGCGCGCCCCAACAGCCGCAGCTCCGATTTCGTGGCCCCGTCCCATGCCAACGGGTGCGCGATGGCATGCGCCTACTGTGTGGTTTCCGGCACGCTAATTTCTACTCCGAAAGGCCCAGTACCCGTTGAGCAAATTCGGGATGGAGACGAAGTATTTGCCTACGATAGTTCTTCGGCACAGCTCGTAGTAGCTGTCGTTTCTGGAACGGCTGAACGGGTCGTTGACGAAGTGCTTGAAATTCAGGTTGGTGACACAGTACTTCGTGTAACGGCTGAGCACCCTGTAATGACTCGTAGAGGGTGGGTAAAAGCAGGAGATCTAACTGAAGACGATGAAGTTCTGTGTGATGATGACCACATAGAGTGATGCCATTATCTACAGCCAAAGCAAATTGCGGAAATAAGGCAACTGGAATGATGTGGTGAGCTTGTAAAATCTCAGTGCTACTGCAGCATCGACAAAGAGTGTCTCGCTGAATTACGCTTCCAGACCACTGTTTTCCAGCCTTTCTATGCCTGAATGTTTGTTTAGCACTGCCATCTACAAAATTAGGATTGCCATTTGATCGGTGCTTATTAGAAATGATTTTTGCTTGTGCTTTTCTGCCCTCACCAGCCTTGGAGCAAATAGGACAATAGTTATTTCTGTTCTCGTGAGCCTTGAATCCTTGGTCGCAAACCTTACAGTGCTGTAGTTTTACATGGAGGTTCAGTAGAGACTTGTCAATTGAAAACAGAACTCCCTCGTACTGACGGATGCTTCTTACATCCTTGCCAAGATATTGGCTAGCCTGACGGTAGGAGTAAAAGCTGCGGAAAGGCTTGGCTAGCATCTCCCCATGAAGACTACGACAAAGAGAACTGCAAAAGTTTTCCTGTGTTGCGTGCTTTCCACACCAAACACAATTGTGTCTAATCATCGATCGAGAAGTACAACCGATCTAATCTTATGCCAAGTTACAAGAAGATTACAAGTATTAAACGGATTCAAGCGACTACAAAAGTCCACAACTTTCATGTGCCAGGACACGAATCTTATGTGGCTAATGGAATCGTCACCCATAACTGTTACGTAGCCCGCAGAAAAGGCTTTGCCAACCCGATCACCACCTTTGTCAACATTGAGCAGAATCTGCGCTACATTCGCCGCCATGCCGGGCGACAGGGCACCAAGCCAGAACCCAACCAGGTCGACCCCCAGTACTGGGTGTACGAGATCGGTGAGAACAGCGACTGTTCGGTCGATGCCGCCCTCTGCGACAACGTGAAGGACCTGATGGCGCTGTTTCGCGATCTGCCCAACGCGAAGGCCACCTTTGCGACCAAGCGCGTGAACCGCGAGTTGTTGACCTACGACCCCCAGGGCAAGACCCGCCTTCGCTTTAGCCTGATGCCCCAGTCGAAGGCAGCGGTGGTCGATATTCGAACGTCGCCGATTAGCGATCGCATTGCCGCCATCAACGACTTTGTCGATGCTGGCTACGAGGTGCACGTCAACTTCGCGCCCGTGATCTACTACGAGGACTGGCTGGCCGACTACCGGCAGCTGTTTGCAGAAATCGACGATACCCTTTCACCCCAGGCCAAAGCGCAGCTCCAGGCCGAGGTCATTTTCCTGACCCACAACGATCGCCTGCACGAGGTCAACCTCGGCTGGCATCCCCAAGCCGAAGACCTGCTGTGGCAGCCCGGTTTACAGGAGACCAAATTCTCCCAGACCGGCGGCAAGAATGTGCGCTACAGGCGCGGCCTGAAGGGCACGCTGGTCGACGGGCTACGGGAGCTGCTGGAGCAGCAATTGCCCTACTGCACCATCCGCTACGCCTTTTAGCTGCCTGGGCTACTCGGCAAAGCAAAATTCCCTGGCCAACTCCCACGGCCCCCTGCGGTAGTACCACAGCAACAGGCCCTCGCCCCGCCCCCTCAGAGATTGCCACTGCGCGTTTAGATCTTCGTAGAACTGGCGGGCCGTTTCGGGCTTTACTTTGTTTTGAATGGTGATGTGGGGGCAGTAGCCCTGGCGATCCTGGGGAATGAGCCATTCGTCCCAGGTGGTGGCCAGGGTGCTGTGTAGCTGCATCAGCTCCGGGGCGCTAACGCCGATGGCGACGCCGTTGCCAAAGAACTGGAGCGACGGCAAGGCCACAGGAAAAGGCTGAGTCTGGGCGCACAGGGTGCTCAGGGTGTGGGCAATAGCCGTTTCCTGGTCGCCCGGCAGCTGATGAAACAGCATGATGTGGGCAGGTACCACATTGCGCTCTGGGGGAAAGTGCTGCTGGCGCAACTGGTTGGCTCGCTCAAAGGTAGGTTGATCTAATTTCAGCGTCAAAAGCAGAGAAGTACTCATCGGGCCACGAACTCAGAGAAAACCAAGGGAGGGGTAGGAGTAATACCTATTGTCGCGGTTGGCCGGTGCAGGCGAGTCAGCCAGGAGAAGGGGATAGAACCGACCCACACTTTTCTAACCGCCTGCTTTGCCGACACTCTGCCGTCTAGGCCGATCCGCAGCGTAGAAGGTTGGGAAAAATCAAGGGTGAACGGGGTAATTATCCAGCCAAGTAATCGGGAAGCCTAGGGCAAGGCAGCCGGTGCGACGACCAGGCAAGTGTCACAGTCAACTGTCATACAGACCAAGGGGCGCTTACGTTCGTAACCAAGGTGCATTGAGAACAAGTGGTGGCCCTTTGGTGACGACTGCTTGTTTTGCGGCTTGCTACTCTCTTCTCCCTGTTTTTCTATGTCACAGACCTATATCACCCACCTGGGCAAGTTTTTGCCGGGGGAGCCGATTGACAACGACCAGATGGAAGCCTACCTCGGCCTAATCAACGGCAAACCCTCCAGGGTTAAGCGCCGAATTTTAGCCAGCAACGGCATCCGTCAGCGCCACTATGCCCTCGACCAGCAGCAGCAAACCACCCATCTCAACCACCAAATGGCAGCGGCAGCGGTGCGGCATGCCCTGGATAACGGCGATCTCGATCCGGCAGCGGTGGATTTGCTCTGCGCCGCCACCACCTGGCCCGACCTGCTCGTTCCGGGCTTTGCCAGTATGGTGCATGGAGAACTGCCCGAGTTTGCGCCCCTGGAAGCCACCAGCCATCAAGGGGTGTGCTGTGCCGGGGTGGCGGCGTTGAAGTATGCCGCAACTCAGGTCAGCCAGGGCCAGAAGCGCTGCGCCGTGGCGGTGGCGTCAGAGCTGGCTTCGCGCCTGTTTAAGCACACCCAGTTTGAGGCCCAGCCCGATATCCGAGCGGGCAAGGCCGTCCCCTTTGACACGGAGTTTTTGCGCTGGATGCTGTCGGATGGGGCCGGGGCCATGGTGTTGCGCAATCGCCCCAGGGCCGAAGGCCTCAGCCTGCGGCTGGACTGGATTGAGCTGGTATCCCACGCCAATGCCCATCCGATGTGTATGTATGCCGGGGCAGAGCACGCCCAGGGAACTCAAAGCTGGATGGACTACCCCAGCGTGGCCGATGCGGCAGCGGCGGGGGCGACCCACCTGCGGCAAAATATTCGGCTGCTAGACCAGGTGGTACAGCTGGGGGTAGAAGGCTGGCTGCGGCTGATTGAAGCAGGCCGAATTCGCCCGGCAGACATTGACTGGCTGCTGTGCCACTACTCCTCTCACTTTTTTCGCAGTCAGATTGTCGAGCTGCTGGAAAAAGCCAACGCCATGATTCCCGAAGAGCGCTGGTTTACGAACCTCTACACCAGGGGCAATACCGGCTGCGCCTCAATTTATCTAATGCTGGAAGAACTGTTCCACAGCGGCAAGCTTCAGCCGGGACAGACGATCTTTTGCTTCGTGCCCGAGAGCGGCCGCTTTACCACGGCCTATCTCAAGCTCACGGTGGTGGATGGAACGGTACCGTTGCAACCAGTTTCAGCGGCTCACCCAGCGGCGGCGATGTTTGAGTCGCAAGGGGGTGCCCTTGGCCCGCGGCCTGGGACGGGGCTAAGCCCGGAGGATAGGGAGTTGGGGGTGACTGACGCGTCAGCTCCCCCGGCTGGGGTGGATGTGCACGCTGAACTGCTCCGACAGCTAACGCTGACTTGGCTGGAGTTTGAGCGTCAGCTCCAGTCAGTTCCACTAATTCGTCAGCTGAATCGCGGCGAGTTTACCCTCGACAGCTACCGGGCGCTGCTGCGGAATTTGCGGCCTCAGGTGGTGGAGGGGGCGCGCTGGATTGCGCGGGCGGCGTCGAATATGGAGAACTTTCAGGTGCGATCGCACTTTATTGGCCATGCCCAGGCAGAACACCGAGATTTTCAAATGCTGGAGCACAACTACGTGGCGGTGGGGGGTAGCTTAGCCGATATCGTCAACGCTGAGCAAAACCTGGGCAGCGAGGCCCTGTCTGCTTTCATTTTCCACCGGGCGTCTCAGCTAAACCCAGTAGATTTAATCGGCAGCATGTTCATTGTTGAGGGGTTGGGCAGTCGCCTGGCGAGACGGTGGGCGGAGCAAATTCAGCAGCAGCTGGGGCTAACCAGGGATCAGGTTTCTTTTTTGGCCTACCACAGCGAAAACGATGACAGCCATACCGATAAGCTCAACGCGATTTTTCAGGCGGAGTGGATTACGGCGGAGATGGCGGCCCGAATTGTTAAAACGGCTCAGGTGACGGCGCGGCTATATCGGCTTCAGCTAGAAGAGATTGTGACTGACTAACCGGCTTATAGGGTTTCCGACTATAGCTGTAGCCAGTCCGGTTGAGATATTGCCCGTATAAACGTGCGAACGTTTTGGATGTCCTAACCAGCGTGACTATGGCTATAAAACGCTTATCCAAAATCTCATTGAGACTGGCCCAGCGAGCCGAGGTCGCGTCCCTGCAAAAGAGGTTTATTTGCTTGGAATGCTCTGAGGTTGCGATCAGGGTCTACCGCTTGATCGCTTGATATTCCTTTCATTAATCGATCTATTTACCTATGACTTTCTATCAACCTCAACCCTATAACCGCCTCGACCCTGACGGGTGGGATGTGCTGTACCTCGACCAGGCGATTCCGCTTGACCCAATTGCCAAGGGCCACATGGTCAATGACCTGCGCAGTTTTAGCCGGGTGTATTTGCTCAACCCCATTCGGCTGATTGCCAATCTGCTGCTGGGGCTGATCTTGATTTTGAAGCGGCTGCTGCCGTTTGAGTTTAAGGCCTATGGCCCTATGCACCGTAGCGCAGCCTGGTTTCTCGAAACGTGGGTGCAGCCAGAGGCCTGCTATCTGATCGTGCGCCATCTGGGGCTGGGCTCTAATGTGGTCAATTTCTTGATCGACAACGGCCCCGATCGCAGCATTCCTAAATCTCAGCTCTATCCTCAAACCGTAGCTGATTTGGCCAACAACGCCTTTCTTGAACACGACTTGATTCTCTACAACTTTGTCTACGACTATCACCAGGCCCAGGCCCAAAACCCGAACTGGCTGGCCCAGG
This genomic stretch from Nodosilinea sp. PGN35 harbors:
- a CDS encoding 3-oxoacyl-[acyl-carrier-protein] synthase III C-terminal domain-containing protein; protein product: MSQTYITHLGKFLPGEPIDNDQMEAYLGLINGKPSRVKRRILASNGIRQRHYALDQQQQTTHLNHQMAAAAVRHALDNGDLDPAAVDLLCAATTWPDLLVPGFASMVHGELPEFAPLEATSHQGVCCAGVAALKYAATQVSQGQKRCAVAVASELASRLFKHTQFEAQPDIRAGKAVPFDTEFLRWMLSDGAGAMVLRNRPRAEGLSLRLDWIELVSHANAHPMCMYAGAEHAQGTQSWMDYPSVADAAAAGATHLRQNIRLLDQVVQLGVEGWLRLIEAGRIRPADIDWLLCHYSSHFFRSQIVELLEKANAMIPEERWFTNLYTRGNTGCASIYLMLEELFHSGKLQPGQTIFCFVPESGRFTTAYLKLTVVDGTVPLQPVSAAHPAAAMFESQGGALGPRPGTGLSPEDRELGVTDASAPPAGVDVHAELLRQLTLTWLEFERQLQSVPLIRQLNRGEFTLDSYRALLRNLRPQVVEGARWIARAASNMENFQVRSHFIGHAQAEHRDFQMLEHNYVAVGGSLADIVNAEQNLGSEALSAFIFHRASQLNPVDLIGSMFIVEGLGSRLARRWAEQIQQQLGLTRDQVSFLAYHSENDDSHTDKLNAIFQAEWITAEMAARIVKTAQVTARLYRLQLEEIVTD